The Candidatus Pelagibacter sp. IMCC9063 genome has a window encoding:
- the rpe gene encoding ribulose-phosphate 3-epimerase, with protein sequence MKKIKISPSILSSDFGQLSTEIKKIEDAGADMIHVDVMDGHFVPNITIGAPVVKALRKHTSLPFDVHLMIAPVHKYVKDFAAAGADIITVHPEATDNLLQTIELIKSLGKKAGVSINPETPLDSIFPVLHLIDLALIMSVNPGFGGQKFIPEVLSKVKILREKIDEENLEVEIEIDGGINFETGKLAKEAGVDILVSGTTLFAGNDGLKENIKKLRNC encoded by the coding sequence ATGAAAAAAATAAAAATCTCTCCTTCTATCCTATCATCTGATTTTGGTCAGCTAAGCACTGAAATAAAAAAGATAGAAGATGCTGGAGCAGACATGATTCATGTAGATGTAATGGATGGACACTTTGTTCCCAATATAACTATTGGAGCTCCTGTTGTTAAAGCATTAAGAAAACACACCTCGTTACCTTTTGATGTGCATCTAATGATAGCTCCTGTCCATAAATACGTAAAAGATTTCGCTGCTGCAGGTGCCGATATTATTACTGTTCACCCAGAAGCCACGGATAACTTACTTCAAACTATAGAGCTTATTAAATCTCTTGGCAAAAAAGCAGGCGTTTCTATTAATCCCGAAACTCCTTTGGACTCGATATTTCCTGTTCTTCACTTAATTGATCTTGCATTAATTATGAGCGTTAACCCAGGATTTGGTGGACAAAAATTTATTCCAGAAGTTTTATCTAAAGTAAAAATTCTAAGAGAGAAAATAGATGAGGAAAATTTAGAAGTTGAAATTGAAATTGATGGGGGAATTAATTTTGAAACTGGCAAATTAGCAAAGGAAGCTGGCGTGGATATTTTAGTATCTGGAACCACCTTGTTTGCGGGTAATGACGGTCTTAAAGAAAACATTAAGAAATTAAGAAATTGCTAA